A region of Myxococcus stipitatus DSM 14675 DNA encodes the following proteins:
- a CDS encoding serine hydrolase domain-containing protein, producing MTSEVKDPTRLQRLLAESIQTYLSGQEEIGVSAALTVGDARALQASGLADREKQTPVREDTLFIIGSVQKVFTNTLAAARVIEGRMSLEEPVVRFLPSEVRKEGSVIRQVTPANLGTMTAAMPTANVPGQPAAALYRGEPPTPQLLDFWKKFNPERHIGTSYQYSNVSEVTQGFTMVGAAERSYPELFERDLQGPLELTDTLVDLKGIGPQRIAQGYTAEGKRIGFRGVGFNSTATDMLRFLEGNLFRVLSMPLLTYRAMCLAHEPRFQISPGHSIGMGWYVTEVGSGARLVSKAGGNGGFLAWAGFIPQRSAALVLLTNGHLSGSGHTSLPATGKALLLKAAGLDPAVLTGLEDADDGLQREEEGT from the coding sequence ATGACGAGCGAAGTGAAGGACCCCACGCGGCTTCAGCGGCTCCTGGCCGAGAGCATCCAGACCTATCTGTCGGGACAGGAGGAGATCGGCGTCTCGGCGGCGCTCACGGTGGGGGATGCGCGAGCCCTCCAGGCCTCGGGCCTGGCGGACCGGGAGAAGCAGACGCCGGTGCGAGAGGACACGCTGTTCATCATCGGCTCGGTCCAGAAGGTCTTCACCAACACGCTGGCCGCGGCGCGAGTCATCGAGGGCCGCATGTCGCTGGAGGAGCCTGTCGTGCGCTTCCTTCCCTCGGAGGTGCGCAAGGAGGGCAGCGTCATCCGGCAGGTGACTCCCGCGAACCTGGGGACGATGACGGCCGCGATGCCCACGGCGAACGTGCCGGGCCAGCCAGCGGCGGCGCTCTACCGGGGCGAGCCTCCCACGCCCCAGCTCCTGGACTTCTGGAAGAAGTTCAACCCCGAGCGCCACATCGGCACGAGCTACCAGTACTCGAACGTGAGCGAGGTGACGCAGGGCTTCACGATGGTGGGCGCCGCGGAGCGCAGCTATCCGGAGCTGTTCGAGCGCGACCTCCAAGGGCCTCTCGAGCTGACGGACACCCTGGTGGACTTGAAGGGCATCGGCCCCCAGCGCATCGCGCAGGGCTACACCGCGGAGGGCAAGCGCATCGGCTTCCGGGGCGTGGGCTTCAACTCCACGGCGACCGACATGCTGCGCTTCCTGGAGGGGAACCTGTTCCGGGTGCTGAGCATGCCGCTGCTCACCTACCGCGCCATGTGTCTGGCGCACGAGCCTCGCTTCCAGATTTCACCGGGGCACTCCATCGGCATGGGGTGGTACGTCACCGAGGTGGGCTCCGGCGCGCGGCTGGTGAGCAAGGCCGGCGGCAACGGAGGCTTCCTCGCGTGGGCGGGCTTCATCCCCCAGCGCTCGGCCGCGCTGGTGCTGCTGACCAACGGGCACCTGTCGGGCTCGGGGCACACGTCGTTGCCGGCCACGGGGAAGGCGCTGCTGTTGAAGGCCGCGGGCCTGGACCCCGCCGTGCTCACGGGGCTCGAGGACGCCGACGACGGGCTCCAGCGAGAAGAAGAGGGGACCTAG
- a CDS encoding response regulator transcription factor, whose amino-acid sequence MSPLEVSPVVLVIDDDEPFRERLVRAFGRKGFTAHGAESAKQALERAAELRPGYAVIDLRLTDGSGLDLVRDLKAMDARTTMVVLTGYGSIATAVEAVRRGATHYLSKPADVDDILLAFAGATLPAGEAASLEHQVPSLARAEWEHIQRVLADCGGNISQAARLLRIQRRSLQRKLSKHPVRQ is encoded by the coding sequence ATGTCGCCGCTTGAGGTGTCTCCCGTGGTGCTCGTCATCGACGACGACGAGCCCTTTCGCGAGCGGCTGGTCCGCGCCTTCGGCCGCAAGGGCTTCACGGCGCATGGCGCGGAGAGCGCGAAGCAGGCCCTGGAGCGCGCGGCGGAGCTGCGACCCGGGTATGCCGTCATCGACCTGCGACTGACGGATGGCTCCGGGCTGGACCTGGTTCGCGACCTGAAGGCGATGGATGCGCGGACCACGATGGTGGTCCTCACGGGCTACGGGAGCATCGCCACCGCGGTGGAGGCCGTGCGCCGAGGCGCCACGCACTACCTCTCCAAGCCCGCGGACGTGGACGACATCCTCCTGGCCTTCGCGGGGGCCACGCTGCCCGCGGGCGAGGCCGCGTCGCTGGAGCATCAGGTCCCTTCGCTGGCTCGCGCGGAGTGGGAGCACATCCAGCGCGTGCTCGCGGACTGCGGCGGCAACATCTCGCAGGCGGCGCGCCTGCTGCGCATCCAGCGCAGGAGTCTCCAGCGCAAGTTGTCCAAGCATCCGGTGCGGCAGTGA
- a CDS encoding tetratricopeptide repeat protein, translated as MKLLLGELPPQERAGVDAHLDTCTSCRMLVADGLRAQSPDTDRSLSATGPAPSTLRREDAALEKGTTVGRYLVLEVLGAGAMGVVYGAYDPELDRRVALKLLRTGALGLDSDKERAHLLREAQAMARVSHPNVVAVYDVGTFGEHVFLAMERLETQTLNEWLRAEARPWRKVLELFLDAGRGLEAAHAAGVVHGDFKPANLLVGGNGGVHVTDFGLARLGAPTEMEGAPLTREDASRPKVVERSLTGGTPAYMAPEQLLGRTRADAAGDQFSFCVALHEALYGARPFEGATLAELASLVSSGQVRPAPAGSRVPPWVRRVLLRGLSRRPEDRYPSISALLDALQKDPATRWKRGLQLASAVAVLAAAVGLTHAVHTSGARTCAAASEEMMAVWGPEQHAAIAAAFASTGRPYATSAWERVRRDLDAYTAAWTTTRITACEATRVRGNQPEEVMAWRMRCLDNRLADVSALTRLLAQADPRTVDEAHRAVKGLPPLSGCSEALAPGGASLPEGPEEREQHAALRATLARGRALLATGRYAEGVTLVEPTARASKRAGNRHDSAEISLLLGELREGAGNWRGAEESLFDALNAAEATRQDAIAARAWTLLVRVSCIGLDEYDLASRWKERASAALERLGGGNELARVHLLTYNGTLLRKQRRYEEAVAIQTQALETAEDTFGPDSLEVADVLLELGTTQWIHPRLAEARAHLERAVTITEQALGAEHPEVARVRLALVPVLRDQNDLVLGEKLAREALGVFERTLGPEHPRVYDALNDLASTLLTQSRLDEALPIYQRALAVVAKTDGPESMGAAVIHANMGVLFFMQGKYDLAMERFKHSVVIREKTQGNWSASLVSPLRLISRILTMKGLHEEALPYAQRAVDVQVAQPTDAEGQWMLALRDLGANLLKLNRPVDALVPLERAVAGWDKAQPGPGQLAEVKLLLSKALSQSGKDRKRALLLAEEAKALATEADPTKKLLPQVNAWLEELRKAR; from the coding sequence ATGAAGTTGTTGCTGGGCGAGCTGCCCCCCCAGGAGCGCGCGGGTGTGGATGCACACCTCGACACGTGCACCTCGTGCCGGATGCTCGTGGCCGATGGGCTGCGCGCGCAGAGCCCGGACACCGACCGCAGCCTCTCCGCCACCGGGCCCGCGCCCTCCACGCTCCGGCGCGAGGACGCGGCCCTGGAGAAGGGCACGACGGTGGGCCGCTACCTCGTCCTCGAGGTGCTGGGCGCGGGGGCCATGGGCGTCGTGTATGGCGCGTACGACCCGGAGCTGGACCGCCGCGTCGCCCTCAAGCTGCTGCGCACCGGCGCCCTGGGCTTGGACTCGGACAAGGAGCGCGCGCACCTGCTGCGCGAGGCGCAGGCCATGGCCCGCGTCTCCCACCCCAACGTCGTCGCCGTGTACGACGTGGGCACCTTCGGCGAGCACGTCTTCCTGGCCATGGAGCGCCTGGAGACGCAGACGCTGAACGAGTGGCTGCGGGCGGAGGCTCGACCCTGGCGGAAGGTGCTGGAGCTCTTCCTCGACGCGGGCCGGGGGCTGGAGGCCGCGCACGCCGCGGGCGTGGTCCATGGCGACTTCAAGCCCGCCAACCTCCTGGTGGGCGGCAACGGCGGCGTCCACGTCACCGACTTCGGGCTCGCGCGGCTGGGTGCCCCCACCGAGATGGAGGGCGCGCCGCTCACGCGGGAGGACGCGTCCCGTCCCAAGGTGGTGGAGCGCTCGCTGACGGGCGGCACGCCGGCGTACATGGCTCCCGAGCAGCTGCTGGGCCGGACACGGGCGGACGCCGCGGGGGACCAGTTCTCCTTCTGCGTCGCGCTGCATGAAGCGCTCTATGGCGCACGCCCCTTCGAGGGCGCCACGCTGGCGGAGCTCGCCTCGCTCGTGTCCTCGGGACAGGTGCGACCCGCGCCCGCTGGCAGCCGCGTCCCACCGTGGGTGCGCCGCGTGCTGCTGCGAGGCCTCTCCCGCCGTCCCGAGGACCGCTACCCGAGCATCTCCGCCCTGCTCGACGCGCTCCAGAAGGACCCCGCCACCCGCTGGAAGCGCGGCCTCCAGCTCGCCAGCGCCGTGGCGGTGCTGGCCGCGGCCGTGGGACTGACGCACGCGGTGCACACCAGCGGCGCACGGACCTGCGCCGCCGCCTCCGAGGAGATGATGGCCGTCTGGGGCCCGGAACAACACGCCGCCATCGCGGCCGCGTTCGCCTCCACGGGCCGCCCCTACGCCACCTCCGCCTGGGAGCGCGTGCGACGAGACCTGGACGCCTACACCGCGGCCTGGACGACCACGCGCATCACCGCGTGCGAGGCCACGCGCGTCCGAGGCAACCAGCCGGAAGAGGTGATGGCGTGGCGCATGCGGTGCCTCGACAACCGGCTCGCGGATGTCTCCGCGCTCACCCGCTTGTTGGCCCAGGCGGACCCCCGGACGGTCGACGAGGCGCACCGCGCGGTGAAGGGACTCCCGCCGCTCTCGGGCTGCTCGGAGGCCCTGGCGCCCGGTGGGGCCTCGCTGCCGGAGGGTCCCGAGGAGCGGGAGCAGCATGCCGCGCTCCGCGCCACCCTCGCGCGAGGCCGCGCGCTCCTGGCCACGGGACGCTATGCGGAAGGCGTCACGTTGGTGGAACCCACGGCGAGGGCCTCGAAGCGGGCCGGCAACCGGCACGACAGCGCTGAAATCTCGCTGCTGCTGGGCGAGCTGCGCGAGGGCGCCGGCAACTGGCGGGGCGCGGAGGAGTCCCTCTTCGATGCGCTCAACGCGGCGGAGGCCACGCGACAGGACGCCATCGCGGCCCGGGCATGGACGCTGCTGGTGCGCGTGTCGTGCATCGGCCTGGATGAGTACGACCTGGCCTCGCGCTGGAAGGAGCGCGCCTCGGCGGCCCTCGAGCGGCTGGGGGGCGGCAACGAGCTGGCCCGCGTCCACCTCCTCACCTACAACGGAACCCTGCTGCGAAAGCAACGGCGATACGAAGAAGCCGTGGCCATCCAGACCCAGGCGCTGGAGACCGCCGAGGACACCTTCGGCCCGGACAGCCTGGAGGTCGCGGACGTCCTGCTGGAGCTGGGCACGACCCAGTGGATCCACCCGCGACTGGCGGAGGCCCGCGCCCACCTCGAGCGCGCCGTCACCATCACCGAGCAGGCGCTGGGCGCCGAGCACCCCGAGGTGGCCCGCGTGCGACTGGCCCTGGTCCCGGTGCTCAGGGACCAGAATGACCTGGTGTTGGGGGAGAAGCTGGCCCGCGAGGCGCTGGGGGTCTTCGAGCGCACCTTGGGCCCGGAGCATCCCCGGGTCTACGACGCGCTCAACGACCTCGCCTCCACCCTCCTGACGCAGTCGCGCCTGGACGAGGCCCTCCCCATCTACCAGCGAGCGCTCGCCGTGGTCGCGAAGACGGACGGGCCGGAGAGCATGGGCGCGGCCGTCATCCACGCCAACATGGGCGTGCTCTTCTTCATGCAGGGCAAGTACGACCTCGCGATGGAGCGCTTCAAACACAGCGTCGTCATCCGAGAGAAGACTCAAGGCAACTGGAGCGCGAGCCTGGTGAGTCCGCTGCGTCTCATCAGCCGCATCCTGACGATGAAGGGCCTGCACGAGGAGGCCCTGCCCTATGCGCAGCGGGCCGTGGACGTCCAGGTCGCGCAGCCCACGGATGCGGAGGGACAGTGGATGCTGGCCCTCCGGGACCTGGGCGCCAACCTCCTCAAGCTGAACCGCCCCGTGGACGCCCTCGTGCCCCTGGAGCGCGCCGTCGCCGGATGGGACAAGGCCCAGCCAGGCCCGGGGCAGCTGGCGGAGGTGAAGCTGCTGCTCTCCAAGGCCCTGTCGCAGTCCGGCAAGGACCGCAAGCGGGCCCTGCTCCTCGCCGAGGAGGCGAAGGCCCTGGCGACGGAGGCGGACCCCACGAAGAAGCTGCTCCCCCAGGTCAACGCGTGGCTGGAGGAGCTCCGCAAGGCGCGCTGA
- a CDS encoding ATP-binding protein, whose product MFRPPFDSQARPQSPRSAYYHAAQDVVDLLSSSAIALRWLVRLRWHAVAGTALTVGVAARGLRLDLPVVPLLALVVLTGASNLLLTLWLRRHPVVKSHHLGAVLALDSLLLTGLLALSGGPENPFAMLYLVHVAMAALVLGPRWTLSLALLAVVGPVLLFQFHVPLRELGDGTGSVLSGPGRVVGTWVAFSLTVMSVSLMVARVSAALRDRQEALVRAQLLASRAEKLASLSTLAAGAAHELGTPLGTIAIAANELDVLIQEEPQEALEDARLIRDQVERCRDILERMSARAGQTYGEAPEQTTTSAVLERMREELTSGELARVRVEESVSVALYFPPRGLVQVLVNLVRNALHASEATQSPVLVRVMGDGGRTRFVVEDRGTGIPRDVLERVGEPFFTTKPAGQGMGLGLFLGQTFAELCGGRLELASEEGLGTRATLELPCRKGPAHVAA is encoded by the coding sequence GTGTTCCGCCCGCCCTTCGACTCGCAGGCGAGGCCGCAGTCGCCGCGCTCCGCGTACTACCACGCAGCCCAGGATGTCGTGGACCTGCTGTCGTCCAGCGCCATCGCGCTGCGCTGGCTGGTGCGGCTGCGCTGGCACGCCGTCGCGGGCACCGCGCTGACGGTGGGGGTGGCCGCGCGGGGCTTGCGGCTGGACCTCCCCGTGGTGCCGCTCCTCGCGCTGGTGGTGCTGACGGGCGCGTCCAACCTGCTCTTGACGCTGTGGCTCCGCCGCCACCCGGTGGTGAAGTCCCATCACCTGGGCGCGGTGCTCGCGCTCGACTCGCTCCTGCTCACGGGGCTGCTGGCGCTGTCGGGTGGGCCGGAGAACCCGTTCGCCATGCTGTACCTGGTCCACGTGGCCATGGCGGCGCTCGTGCTGGGGCCTCGGTGGACCTTGTCGCTGGCGCTGCTGGCCGTGGTGGGGCCGGTGCTCCTGTTCCAGTTCCACGTCCCGTTGCGCGAGCTGGGGGACGGCACGGGCTCGGTGCTCTCGGGCCCGGGGCGCGTGGTGGGGACATGGGTGGCCTTCTCGCTCACGGTGATGAGCGTCTCGCTGATGGTGGCGCGCGTGTCCGCGGCGCTGAGGGACAGGCAGGAGGCCCTGGTGCGCGCGCAGTTGCTGGCGTCGCGCGCGGAGAAGCTGGCGTCGCTGAGCACGCTGGCGGCGGGCGCGGCGCATGAACTGGGCACCCCGCTGGGGACCATCGCCATCGCGGCGAACGAGCTGGATGTGCTCATCCAGGAGGAGCCGCAGGAGGCGCTCGAGGATGCGCGCCTCATCCGGGACCAGGTGGAGCGGTGCCGGGACATCCTGGAGCGCATGAGCGCGCGCGCGGGCCAGACGTATGGCGAGGCTCCCGAGCAGACGACGACGAGCGCGGTGCTCGAGCGGATGCGTGAGGAGCTCACCTCGGGAGAGCTGGCGCGCGTGCGAGTCGAGGAGTCAGTGTCCGTGGCGCTCTACTTCCCGCCGCGCGGACTGGTGCAGGTGCTGGTCAACCTGGTGCGCAACGCGCTGCATGCGAGCGAGGCCACGCAGTCGCCTGTCCTGGTGCGCGTGATGGGGGATGGAGGGCGCACGCGCTTCGTGGTGGAGGACCGGGGCACGGGCATTCCGCGCGACGTGCTGGAGCGGGTAGGGGAGCCGTTCTTCACCACCAAGCCCGCGGGGCAGGGGATGGGGTTGGGCTTGTTCCTGGGCCAGACGTTCGCGGAGCTGTGCGGTGGACGGCTGGAGCTGGCCTCGGAGGAGGGCTTGGGGACTCGCGCCACGCTGGAGCTTCCGTGCCGGAAGGGGCCTGCTCATGTCGCCGCTTGA
- a CDS encoding Isoquinoline 1-oxidoreductase subunit, with protein sequence MAAVVILASAGGCRRQPEAEAAQGESLPRVDAHELRSLDMFQRIEDPAQRSRALFLETSRVYFHPRCSNCHPDGDSPFQETGMTLHNPPVTRGPEDKGVVGMTCEGCHQDRNVALARVPGAPNWHLAPRSMAWTGKSPRALCEQLKDPARNGGKTLEQLVEHNKHDALVAWGWAPGSGREPAPGTQARFGELVAAWVATGAECPSEEARP encoded by the coding sequence ATGGCCGCCGTGGTTATCCTCGCGAGCGCCGGAGGGTGTCGACGCCAGCCCGAAGCCGAGGCGGCGCAAGGGGAGTCCCTGCCGCGCGTGGACGCCCACGAGCTGCGCTCCCTCGACATGTTCCAGCGCATCGAGGACCCGGCGCAGCGCTCCCGCGCCCTGTTCCTCGAGACCAGTCGCGTCTACTTCCACCCGCGCTGCTCGAACTGTCACCCCGACGGCGACAGCCCCTTCCAGGAGACGGGGATGACGCTCCACAACCCGCCGGTGACGCGAGGCCCCGAGGACAAGGGCGTCGTGGGGATGACCTGCGAGGGCTGTCACCAGGACCGCAACGTGGCGCTGGCGCGAGTGCCCGGCGCGCCGAACTGGCACCTGGCCCCGCGCTCCATGGCCTGGACGGGCAAGAGCCCTCGGGCCTTGTGTGAGCAGCTCAAGGACCCCGCGAGGAACGGAGGCAAGACGTTGGAGCAACTGGTCGAGCACAACAAGCATGACGCCTTGGTGGCGTGGGGCTGGGCTCCGGGCTCCGGGAGGGAACCGGCGCCGGGGACGCAGGCGCGATTCGGGGAGCTCGTCGCGGCCTGGGTGGCCACCGGCGCCGAGTGCCCCAGCGAGGAGGCACGGCCGTGA
- a CDS encoding xanthine dehydrogenase family protein molybdopterin-binding subunit: MSQQPVVLTRRSFLEGLNLSVGGLALGLVPSVTLGEAEAAPRATAVELKPSVFVHVASDGLVTVVCHRSEMGQGIRSSMPVVIADELGADMARVKVVQADGDAVYGDQNTDGSSSIRNGVYEALRRTGATARTMLVAAAAKRWKVKPADCEARDHAVFHRGGKRSLAFGELVADAVKLPVPKPESVQLRPRSELRRVGRELPLLDGPSYVNGTAVFGADVRLPGMLIAVVARPPVVGGKVVRFDAAKALAIPGVKQVLELPAPQAPYLFQGWGGVAVLAENTWAAMRGRAALDVTWENGPNESYDSAQYRQALLESVRIPGTPARSVGDVDQALAKAARVVEAEYYTPHLSHAPMEPPVALARVEGGRCEVWAPTQHPQAARTEAARVAELPEDKVAVHVTLLGGGFGRKSKADFVAEAVFLAKAAGVPVRVQWTREDDLRHDYYHSASAQRLSAGLDASGKPTAWLHRTSFPAIRSTFSNDVTGPGARDLNQGVLDLPLAIPNVRAEMGLALAKVRIGWLRSVNNIFHAFALGSFMDELAHARGMDPRDNLLEVIGPARHASLAELGISALPNYGGSLEEYPVDAGRLRRVIERVTELSGWSEREKNGRTLGLAAHRSFLTYVGVVVSVKKDDAGKARVDEAWVVVDAGLVVNPDRVRSQMEGSVIFGMSLALYGSITMKGGATQQSNFRDFRLVRVAEAPRAIHVDIIQSEAPSGGVGEPGVPPVAPAIANALFALTGTRVRDLPIIQSLAV, translated from the coding sequence ATGAGCCAGCAGCCCGTGGTGTTGACCCGGCGTTCCTTTCTCGAAGGGCTCAATCTCTCGGTGGGAGGGCTGGCCCTGGGGCTCGTCCCCTCTGTCACGCTCGGCGAGGCGGAGGCGGCGCCTCGCGCGACCGCCGTGGAGCTCAAGCCCAGCGTCTTCGTGCACGTCGCCTCGGATGGGCTCGTCACCGTCGTGTGCCACCGCTCGGAGATGGGGCAGGGCATCCGCAGCTCGATGCCGGTCGTCATCGCGGACGAGCTGGGCGCGGACATGGCGCGGGTGAAGGTCGTCCAGGCGGATGGTGACGCCGTCTATGGCGACCAGAACACGGATGGCTCCAGCAGCATCCGCAATGGCGTCTACGAGGCGCTGCGCCGCACCGGCGCCACCGCGCGCACCATGCTGGTGGCCGCCGCGGCGAAGCGCTGGAAGGTGAAGCCCGCCGACTGCGAGGCGCGGGACCACGCGGTCTTCCACCGAGGCGGGAAGCGCTCGCTGGCCTTCGGGGAGCTGGTGGCGGACGCGGTGAAGCTGCCGGTGCCCAAGCCCGAGTCGGTGCAGCTGCGGCCTCGCTCGGAGCTGCGCCGCGTGGGGCGGGAGCTGCCGCTGCTCGACGGGCCTTCGTATGTGAATGGAACCGCCGTCTTCGGCGCGGACGTGCGGCTGCCGGGGATGCTCATCGCCGTGGTGGCGCGTCCTCCGGTGGTGGGCGGCAAGGTGGTGCGCTTCGACGCGGCGAAGGCGCTCGCGATTCCGGGCGTGAAGCAGGTGCTGGAGCTGCCCGCGCCGCAGGCCCCCTACCTGTTCCAGGGCTGGGGCGGCGTCGCGGTGCTGGCGGAGAACACGTGGGCGGCGATGCGCGGCCGCGCGGCGCTGGACGTCACGTGGGAGAACGGGCCGAACGAGTCGTACGACTCGGCGCAGTACCGACAGGCGCTGCTGGAGTCCGTGCGGATTCCAGGCACGCCCGCGCGCTCCGTGGGAGACGTGGACCAGGCGCTGGCCAAGGCCGCGCGGGTGGTGGAGGCCGAGTACTACACGCCGCACCTGTCGCATGCGCCCATGGAGCCGCCCGTGGCCCTGGCGCGGGTGGAGGGCGGCAGGTGCGAGGTGTGGGCGCCCACGCAGCATCCGCAGGCGGCGCGCACCGAGGCGGCGCGGGTGGCGGAGCTTCCCGAGGACAAGGTGGCGGTGCACGTCACGTTGTTGGGCGGTGGCTTCGGCCGCAAGTCGAAGGCGGACTTCGTCGCGGAGGCGGTCTTCCTCGCGAAGGCGGCGGGGGTGCCGGTGCGCGTGCAGTGGACGCGCGAGGATGACCTGCGCCACGACTACTACCACTCGGCCAGTGCCCAGCGGCTCAGCGCGGGGCTCGATGCCTCGGGCAAGCCGACGGCGTGGCTGCACCGCACGTCCTTCCCCGCCATCCGCTCCACGTTCTCGAATGACGTGACGGGGCCGGGGGCAAGGGACCTGAACCAGGGGGTGTTGGACCTGCCGCTCGCCATCCCCAACGTGCGCGCGGAGATGGGGCTGGCGCTGGCGAAGGTGCGCATCGGCTGGCTGCGCTCGGTGAACAACATCTTCCACGCGTTCGCGCTGGGCTCGTTCATGGACGAGCTGGCCCATGCGCGAGGGATGGACCCGCGCGACAACCTGCTCGAGGTGATTGGTCCGGCGCGCCACGCCTCGCTGGCGGAGCTGGGCATCTCCGCGCTGCCCAACTACGGCGGGTCGTTGGAGGAGTATCCCGTCGACGCGGGGCGGCTGCGCCGGGTCATCGAGCGGGTGACGGAGCTGTCGGGCTGGAGCGAGCGGGAGAAGAACGGCCGCACGCTGGGGCTCGCCGCGCACCGCAGCTTCCTGACGTACGTGGGTGTGGTGGTGTCCGTGAAGAAGGACGACGCGGGCAAGGCGCGCGTGGACGAGGCGTGGGTGGTGGTGGACGCGGGGCTGGTCGTCAATCCGGACCGGGTCCGCTCGCAGATGGAGGGCTCGGTCATCTTCGGGATGAGCCTGGCGCTGTATGGCTCCATCACGATGAAGGGCGGCGCGACGCAGCAGTCGAACTTCCGCGACTTCCGGCTGGTGCGTGTCGCGGAGGCGCCGCGGGCCATCCACGTGGACATCATCCAGAGCGAGGCCCCGTCGGGTGGCGTGGGTGAGCCGGGTGTTCCCCCCGTGGCTCCGGCCATCGCCAACGCGCTCTTCGCGCTCACGGGCACGCGCGTCCGCGACTTGCCGATCATCCAGTCGCTCGCGGTCTGA
- a CDS encoding (2Fe-2S)-binding protein has translation MSIRVRVNGEDRELDVDPEMPLLWALRDVLGLTGTKYGCGEALCGSCSVHLDGQVVRACVTPIRRADGRAVTTIEGLSTDGNHPLQRAWVELGVPQCGYCQAGQLMCAAALLAKTPQPTDADIDRSMAGNLCRCGTYTRIRSAVKKAAGVPDAK, from the coding sequence GTGAGCATTCGAGTGCGCGTCAATGGCGAGGACCGGGAGCTGGACGTCGACCCGGAGATGCCGTTGTTGTGGGCGCTGCGCGACGTCCTGGGACTGACGGGGACGAAGTACGGCTGTGGCGAGGCGCTGTGTGGCTCGTGCAGCGTGCACCTGGATGGCCAGGTGGTGCGCGCGTGCGTGACGCCCATCCGCCGCGCGGACGGCCGCGCTGTCACCACCATCGAGGGCCTGTCGACCGACGGGAACCATCCGCTCCAGCGCGCGTGGGTGGAGCTGGGCGTTCCTCAGTGTGGCTACTGCCAGGCGGGGCAGCTCATGTGCGCCGCGGCGCTGCTGGCGAAGACGCCGCAGCCGACGGACGCGGACATCGACCGCTCGATGGCGGGCAACCTCTGCCGCTGTGGCACCTATACGCGCATCCGCTCGGCCGTGAAGAAGGCCGCGGGCGTGCCGGATGCGAAGTGA
- a CDS encoding M28 family peptidase has product MKWSAALLCGGLVFSPRAEAAESTPSAREREVMLLTGAMLGPTPMLEDLRSLVDEVGGRATGSESNRRSVEWALERFRKAGVTATSEPFQMPALWLEQSASATVQGRGVRFTPRIAAMPFSTATPKGGLTAPLVEVGRGTEADFKRVGTKAQGAFVLVETDELRDVDDLFREYGEAVGIEARAVASGAAGLVYMGSRPGNHLYRHNVSSGAKNTRPMMVMERDAAKRALRLLRAGTGLTLNAALDLKTGGPYESRNVIGEIRGATRPDEVVVLGAHLDSWDLGGGALDNGANVAMLIDLARQMQRLGMKPARTLRFALWNGEEQGMYGSAGYVRSHVAELDGHVMALSVDIGCGRINGFFTNGRPPLVPLVDRVLAPVAGLGPFTQVDVPVVGTDNLDFMLSGVANLIANQESATYGPNYHARSDEFEQCDARTLRTNAAVVGALAWGFATQEERLPRQSRAEVEALMKATDLPAQMRSFNVWDEWESGKRGRPAERQASPAAR; this is encoded by the coding sequence ATGAAATGGAGCGCCGCGTTGCTGTGTGGAGGCCTGGTGTTCTCCCCGAGGGCGGAGGCCGCCGAGTCCACGCCTTCCGCTCGTGAGCGGGAGGTGATGCTGTTGACCGGGGCGATGTTGGGGCCCACGCCCATGCTGGAGGACCTGCGCTCCCTGGTGGACGAAGTGGGCGGACGCGCCACGGGCTCGGAGTCCAACCGTCGCTCGGTGGAGTGGGCCCTGGAGCGCTTCCGCAAGGCGGGCGTGACGGCGACGTCCGAGCCCTTCCAGATGCCGGCCCTCTGGCTGGAGCAGAGCGCCAGCGCGACGGTGCAGGGCCGCGGGGTGCGCTTCACGCCTCGCATCGCCGCCATGCCCTTCTCCACCGCGACGCCCAAGGGCGGCCTCACCGCCCCCCTGGTCGAAGTCGGCCGGGGCACGGAGGCGGACTTCAAGCGCGTGGGCACGAAGGCCCAGGGGGCGTTCGTCCTGGTGGAGACCGACGAGCTGCGGGACGTGGATGACCTCTTCCGCGAGTACGGCGAAGCGGTGGGAATCGAGGCGCGCGCGGTGGCCTCCGGCGCCGCGGGCCTGGTCTACATGGGCAGCCGTCCCGGCAATCACCTCTACCGGCACAACGTGTCCTCGGGCGCGAAGAACACCCGGCCGATGATGGTGATGGAGCGCGACGCCGCGAAGCGGGCGCTGCGGCTCTTGCGCGCGGGCACCGGCCTGACGCTCAACGCCGCGCTGGATTTGAAGACGGGCGGGCCCTACGAGTCGCGCAATGTCATCGGCGAGATTCGCGGCGCCACGCGGCCGGACGAAGTCGTCGTCCTGGGCGCGCACCTGGACAGCTGGGACCTGGGCGGCGGCGCGCTGGACAACGGCGCCAACGTGGCGATGCTCATCGACCTGGCCAGGCAGATGCAACGGCTGGGGATGAAGCCCGCACGCACCCTCCGCTTCGCGCTGTGGAACGGCGAGGAGCAGGGCATGTACGGCTCCGCGGGGTACGTGCGCTCGCACGTGGCGGAGCTGGATGGGCACGTCATGGCGCTGTCCGTGGACATCGGCTGCGGACGCATCAATGGCTTCTTCACCAACGGCCGTCCGCCCCTGGTGCCGCTGGTGGACCGGGTGCTCGCGCCCGTCGCGGGCCTGGGGCCCTTCACGCAGGTGGACGTGCCGGTGGTGGGCACCGACAACCTGGACTTCATGCTGAGCGGCGTGGCGAACCTCATCGCCAACCAGGAGTCCGCCACGTACGGGCCCAACTACCACGCGCGCTCGGACGAGTTCGAGCAGTGCGACGCGCGCACGCTGCGCACCAACGCCGCGGTGGTGGGCGCGCTGGCGTGGGGCTTCGCGACGCAGGAGGAGCGGCTGCCGCGGCAGAGCCGCGCGGAGGTGGAGGCGCTCATGAAGGCGACGGACCTCCCCGCGCAGATGCGCTCGTTCAACGTCTGGGACGAGTGGGAGTCGGGCAAGCGCGGACGCCCGGCCGAGCGACAGGCGTCGCCCGCGGCGCGCTGA